Proteins co-encoded in one Myxococcaceae bacterium JPH2 genomic window:
- a CDS encoding response regulator, with product MTTLRKVLLVDDEDDIRTIGQLSLSRVGGWQTVLASSGAEAVEKAASESPDLILLDVMMPGMDGPTTFGKLRAQPSTATTPIIFMTAKIQKQEVARYLELGALGVIGKPFDPMTLPQEIRKLVP from the coding sequence ATGACGACCCTGCGCAAGGTGCTGCTTGTCGATGACGAGGACGACATCCGTACCATTGGCCAGCTCAGCCTCAGCCGTGTGGGTGGGTGGCAGACCGTGCTTGCGTCCTCGGGCGCCGAGGCGGTGGAGAAGGCCGCGAGCGAATCGCCGGACCTCATCCTGCTCGACGTGATGATGCCGGGCATGGATGGACCCACCACGTTCGGCAAGCTGCGCGCCCAGCCTTCCACCGCGACCACCCCCATCATCTTCATGACGGCGAAGATTCAGAAGCAGGAGGTGGCTCGCTATCTGGAGCTGGGGGCGCTGGGTGTGATTGGCAAGCCCTTTGACCCGATGACTCTGCCTCAGGAAATCCGCAAGCTGGTGCCGTGA
- a CDS encoding response regulator, which produces MEPRLSKRSVGMAAGALLLLCALFILGRPWASSENDHYRTQLRQLRVASAELELDVLRVRAGLPESHGSSPRDFDALKARAEVLRTFPSFLSEEGQHTLGAALDGYLRALESARGLLARAQETDARFAEKRADFARQLARAQAALAQGPAQPRAHVDALGERVLLSSRPGGPEGFVSRVESALAALEASLPEVPESARDAVTAPVQAARELTTLRRSGDAAFQAVLDRSASAEADRLINTYLQLYEGVQARAERTRVVLFGVSLLLVGYVLVVLVRLARASSALSELNRGLEDRVAERTRALSEANAGARGSEARKAAVLEASPDGIVVLDEDGRVVEFNPAAERTFQLPSSRAVGLDFLTLAIPASLPAEQREAVASALRAEGGPSPRLESPCLRSDGRVFPAELTFARVRGDGPPRFTAFVRDITERREVERMKNEFISTVSHELRTPLTSIRGSLGLLEGGIMGELPTQALDMVRIARTNTERLIRLINDILDLEKMEAGKLELKLQVLDGSELVESTLAGLQGMADTARVTLRAEVEGSPQVQGDRDRLIQVLTNLVSNAVKFSPAEASVEVRVVSEPGGRIRFSVTDHGPGIPPEQRGRLFGRFQQLDGSDTRSKGGTGLGLAISQAIVEQHRGRIEVHSEVGQGSTFTFSMEAFQPSANAPAVAPPPRDESRHSVLIVTADGDLFTLLRGLLSNEGYRVMRAATLSEATRTVDEGVPDALLVDTQMPDGQVLDWARRLREAPRTRTLPVLVLSGRSAEGEGVGTPLLVDWMALPVDETRLLHSLRHAMRQPGQARVLVVEDDATTRRVLCAQLEKLGAQCVEAADGESAVVLARAAPPDLIVLDVGLPRLDGFEVVDILRQGKGRTTPLIVFTGRELTRVDQRQLTLGMTRHLTKARSSEDELVASVRELLNGLLPRREASPVARKALP; this is translated from the coding sequence ATGGAGCCTCGTCTGTCGAAGCGATCGGTGGGCATGGCCGCGGGCGCGTTGCTGCTCCTGTGTGCCTTGTTCATCCTCGGGCGGCCCTGGGCCAGCTCGGAGAATGACCACTACCGCACGCAGCTTCGTCAGCTTCGCGTGGCCAGCGCCGAGCTGGAGCTGGACGTGCTCCGCGTTCGCGCGGGGTTGCCCGAGTCGCATGGGTCCTCGCCTCGAGACTTCGACGCGCTCAAGGCTCGCGCGGAGGTCCTGCGCACCTTCCCCTCATTCCTCTCCGAGGAGGGACAGCACACCCTGGGGGCCGCGCTCGACGGCTACCTGCGGGCCTTGGAGTCGGCGCGCGGGCTGCTCGCGCGCGCCCAGGAGACCGATGCTCGATTCGCGGAGAAGCGCGCGGACTTCGCGCGGCAACTCGCGCGCGCCCAGGCGGCGCTGGCCCAGGGGCCGGCCCAGCCTCGAGCGCACGTCGATGCCCTGGGGGAGCGGGTGCTCCTGTCCAGTCGCCCTGGCGGGCCCGAGGGCTTCGTTTCGCGTGTCGAGTCCGCACTCGCGGCGCTGGAGGCGTCCCTCCCAGAGGTCCCGGAGTCCGCGCGGGATGCGGTGACCGCGCCGGTGCAGGCGGCTCGCGAGCTGACGACGTTGCGGCGCTCCGGGGACGCGGCCTTTCAGGCCGTGTTGGATCGCAGCGCGAGTGCCGAGGCGGATCGCCTCATCAACACGTACCTCCAGCTCTATGAGGGCGTGCAGGCCCGCGCTGAGCGCACTCGCGTGGTGCTCTTTGGCGTATCGCTCCTGTTGGTTGGCTATGTCCTCGTCGTGCTGGTTCGGTTGGCCCGGGCGTCGTCCGCGCTGTCCGAGCTGAACCGAGGCTTGGAGGACCGGGTTGCCGAGCGCACTCGAGCGCTGTCGGAGGCGAACGCGGGGGCGCGTGGCAGCGAGGCGCGCAAGGCCGCTGTGCTGGAGGCTTCGCCCGATGGCATCGTGGTGCTCGACGAGGACGGTCGCGTGGTGGAGTTCAATCCCGCGGCCGAGCGCACGTTCCAGCTTCCGTCTTCGCGCGCGGTGGGGCTCGACTTCCTGACGCTCGCGATTCCGGCGTCCCTTCCCGCGGAGCAGCGCGAGGCGGTGGCCTCGGCGCTTCGGGCCGAGGGCGGTCCTTCGCCGCGCCTGGAGTCTCCCTGCTTGCGCTCGGATGGCAGGGTGTTCCCCGCGGAGCTGACGTTTGCTCGCGTCCGGGGAGATGGTCCCCCGCGCTTCACGGCCTTCGTGCGCGACATCACCGAGCGCCGCGAAGTGGAGCGGATGAAGAACGAGTTCATCTCCACCGTCAGCCACGAGCTGCGCACGCCGCTCACCTCCATTCGCGGCTCGCTGGGCTTGCTCGAGGGCGGCATCATGGGCGAGCTGCCCACTCAGGCGCTGGACATGGTGCGCATCGCGCGCACCAACACCGAGCGCCTCATCCGCCTCATCAATGACATCCTCGACCTGGAGAAGATGGAGGCCGGGAAGCTGGAGTTGAAGCTTCAAGTGTTGGATGGCTCGGAGTTGGTGGAGTCCACCCTCGCGGGCTTGCAGGGCATGGCGGACACGGCGCGGGTCACCCTTCGCGCCGAAGTCGAAGGCTCGCCGCAGGTGCAGGGCGACCGTGACCGGCTCATCCAGGTGCTCACCAATCTGGTCTCCAATGCGGTGAAGTTCTCCCCGGCCGAGGCCTCGGTCGAGGTGCGGGTGGTCTCCGAGCCGGGGGGGCGGATCCGCTTCAGTGTGACGGACCACGGCCCGGGGATTCCTCCCGAGCAGCGCGGCCGACTCTTCGGACGGTTCCAGCAGCTCGATGGCTCGGACACTCGCTCCAAGGGCGGCACGGGCCTGGGCCTCGCCATCTCCCAGGCCATCGTCGAGCAGCACCGTGGGCGCATCGAGGTCCACAGCGAGGTCGGTCAGGGCTCCACGTTCACCTTCTCGATGGAGGCGTTCCAGCCCTCGGCGAATGCGCCGGCGGTGGCGCCTCCTCCTCGGGATGAGTCGCGCCACAGCGTGCTGATTGTCACGGCGGATGGTGACCTGTTCACGTTGCTTCGCGGCCTGCTCTCGAACGAGGGCTACCGCGTGATGCGTGCCGCTACGCTCTCCGAGGCCACTCGCACGGTGGACGAAGGCGTCCCCGACGCGCTGCTCGTGGACACGCAGATGCCCGATGGGCAGGTGCTGGACTGGGCTCGGCGGCTGCGCGAGGCGCCGCGCACGCGGACGCTCCCGGTCCTCGTCCTCTCGGGTCGTTCGGCGGAAGGCGAGGGTGTGGGGACGCCGTTGCTCGTGGATTGGATGGCGCTGCCGGTGGATGAGACCCGGCTGCTCCACTCGCTCCGCCATGCCATGCGTCAGCCGGGACAGGCGCGTGTGCTCGTCGTCGAGGACGACGCGACCACTCGGCGCGTGCTGTGTGCCCAGCTGGAGAAGCTGGGCGCGCAATGCGTGGAGGCGGCGGATGGCGAGAGCGCCGTCGTGCTGGCTCGGGCCGCGCCGCCGGATCTCATCGTGCTCGACGTGGGGTTGCCTCGCCTGGACGGCTTCGAGGTCGTGGACATCCTCCGCCAGGGCAAGGGCCGCACCACGCCCCTCATCGTCTTCACCGGACGCGAGCTGACTCGCGTTGATCAGCGACAGCTCACCCTGGGAATGACTCGACATCTGACGAAGGCGCGCTCTTCCGAGGACGAACTGGTTGCGTCCGTGCGAGAACTCCTCAACGGCTTGCTGCCTCGTCGGGAGGCATCTCCGGTTGCCAGAAAGGCACTGCCATGA